In the Magnolia sinica isolate HGM2019 chromosome 15, MsV1, whole genome shotgun sequence genome, one interval contains:
- the LOC131227500 gene encoding membrane steroid-binding protein 1-like: protein MAFYYAVSNFFDSPPPPQRSRDYEEKMEPLPPPVQLGEITEEELKVHDGSDPKKPLLMVIKGLPLLVNLRFSGIHLVMRNLLFVRTLIR, encoded by the exons ATGGCCTTCTACTATGCCGTCTCTAACTTCTTCGATTCTCCACCTCCTCCGCAGAGATCAAGGGATTACGAAGAGAAGATGGAGCCTCTGCCGCCTCCGGTCCAGCTCGGGGAGATCACGGAGGAGGAGCTAAAGGTGCACGACGGATCAGACCCTAAGAAGCCACTGCTGATGGTGATCAAGGGCCTTCCGCTGCTCGTGAATCTCcgattctcag GTATCCATTTGGTCATGAGGAACTTGTTGTTTGTGAGGACATTGATCAGGTAA